One Camelina sativa cultivar DH55 chromosome 3, Cs, whole genome shotgun sequence genomic window carries:
- the LOC104777579 gene encoding agamous-like MADS-box protein AGL29 — MGRSKIKMEQVQDTNTKQVTFSKRRLGLFKKASELATLCNAEVGIVVFSPGNKPYTFGKPNFDLIAERFKNEFEESDSFETSGCSSRGSIARQDKKICKRLDSINEEAEAEKKQGEDLHKWLESAEEERFNKPIEEFTLEELKEFEAKMKRLEGGIQINLNNMQASSSLLKISMQSCK; from the coding sequence atgggtaggAGCAAGATTAAGATGGAGCAAGTGCAagacacaaacacaaagcaAGTAACCTTCTCGAAACGTAGGCTGGGTTTGTTCAAGAAAGCTAGTGAGCTTGCGACTCTGTGCAACGCCGAGGTTGGTATTGTTGTCTTTTCTCCAGGAAACAAACCTTATACCTTCGGGAAACcgaattttgatttgattgcaGAACGGTTCAAGAATGAATTCGAAGAATCAGATAGCTTTGAAACATCGGGCTGTAGTAGTAGAGGCAGCATCGCTAGGCAAGATAAGAAGATATGTAAACGCCTCGACTCCATCAACGAAGAAgccgaagctgagaagaaacaAGGGGAAGATCTTCACAAGTGGCTTGAATCTGCTGAAGAAGAAAGGTTTAATAAGCCCATTGAGGAGTTTACTCTTGAGGAGCTCAAGGAATTTGAAGCTAAGATGAAGAGACTGGAAGGTGGCATCCAAATTAACCTTAATAATATGCAGGCTTCGTCTTCTCTCTTGAAGATTAGCATGCAGTCATGCAAGTGA
- the LOC104777580 gene encoding uncharacterized protein LOC104777580 isoform X2: MTSHHAIEVTKTVLEVADVAWTAVETYHHHHHHNHDENHESTDSITDPRDRELEALRQENRRLRALLEANLKLFETLAESAALSSHDCPSDLYARLVSMVTSRDFLARLENLRQALSNGTQNQFPFKEPTDDVKTVEVLIEMDHQEPSWWVLVTDDMVPSNVEERSAIDNEHYVVVNEEHVVDAVAHFLAKCIMSNPKAKNLKPEELQKLLVQEVTTLSKVGKVVDIWHAGKMFYTLSTWGLAFGGLYQARGALKIAAKGVHATSKVVLRAL, translated from the exons ATGACGAGCCACCACGCGATCGAAGTGACGAAGACGGTTCTAGAAGTAGCGGACGTGGCGTGGACCGCCGTAGAAACctatcatcaccaccaccaccacaaccatGACGAGAATCACGAGTCAACAGATTCGATCACCGATCCACGAGATCGTGAATTAGAAGCTCTCCGACAAGAGAATCGTCGTCTCAGAGCCTTGCTTGAAGCGAATCTTAAGCTTTTCGAGACTCTCGCTGAATCTGCTGCGTTATCATCTCACGATTGCCCTAGCGAC CTCTATGCTCGGCTTGTATCAATGGTTACTTCGAGAGATTTCTTGGCTAGATTAGAGAATCTAAGACAAGCTTTATCTAATGGAACTCAGAATCAGTTTCCATTCAAGGAACCAACAG ATGATGTAAAGACCGTTGAAGTGCTAATAGAGATGGATCATCAAGAGCCAAGTTGGTGGGTTTTGGTTACTGATGATATGGTTCCTAGTAATGTTGAGGAACGAAGCGCCATCGATAATGAACATTACGTTGTTGTGAATGAAGAGCATGTGGTTGATGCTGTTGCTCACTTTTTGGCTAAATGCATTATGTCAAATCCCAAAGCTAAG AATCTCAAACCTGAAGAGCTTCAAAAGC TTCTGGTACAAGAAGTAACAACTTTGAGCAAGGTAGGGAAGGTGGTGGATATATGGCATGCAGGGAAAATGTTCTACACACTTTCTACTTGGGGACTTGCTTTTGGAGG GTTATACCAAGCTCGTGGTGCGCTCAAGATAGCTGCTAAGGGTGTTCATGCGACCAGCAAGGTTGTTCTTAGGGCTCTCTGA
- the LOC104777580 gene encoding uncharacterized protein LOC104777580 isoform X1 encodes MTSHHAIEVTKTVLEVADVAWTAVETYHHHHHHNHDENHESTDSITDPRDRELEALRQENRRLRALLEANLKLFETLAESAALSSHDCPSDLYARLVSMVTSRDFLARLENLRQALSNGTQNQFPFKEPTEDDVKTVEVLIEMDHQEPSWWVLVTDDMVPSNVEERSAIDNEHYVVVNEEHVVDAVAHFLAKCIMSNPKAKNLKPEELQKLLVQEVTTLSKVGKVVDIWHAGKMFYTLSTWGLAFGGLYQARGALKIAAKGVHATSKVVLRAL; translated from the exons ATGACGAGCCACCACGCGATCGAAGTGACGAAGACGGTTCTAGAAGTAGCGGACGTGGCGTGGACCGCCGTAGAAACctatcatcaccaccaccaccacaaccatGACGAGAATCACGAGTCAACAGATTCGATCACCGATCCACGAGATCGTGAATTAGAAGCTCTCCGACAAGAGAATCGTCGTCTCAGAGCCTTGCTTGAAGCGAATCTTAAGCTTTTCGAGACTCTCGCTGAATCTGCTGCGTTATCATCTCACGATTGCCCTAGCGAC CTCTATGCTCGGCTTGTATCAATGGTTACTTCGAGAGATTTCTTGGCTAGATTAGAGAATCTAAGACAAGCTTTATCTAATGGAACTCAGAATCAGTTTCCATTCAAGGAACCAACAG AAGATGATGTAAAGACCGTTGAAGTGCTAATAGAGATGGATCATCAAGAGCCAAGTTGGTGGGTTTTGGTTACTGATGATATGGTTCCTAGTAATGTTGAGGAACGAAGCGCCATCGATAATGAACATTACGTTGTTGTGAATGAAGAGCATGTGGTTGATGCTGTTGCTCACTTTTTGGCTAAATGCATTATGTCAAATCCCAAAGCTAAG AATCTCAAACCTGAAGAGCTTCAAAAGC TTCTGGTACAAGAAGTAACAACTTTGAGCAAGGTAGGGAAGGTGGTGGATATATGGCATGCAGGGAAAATGTTCTACACACTTTCTACTTGGGGACTTGCTTTTGGAGG GTTATACCAAGCTCGTGGTGCGCTCAAGATAGCTGCTAAGGGTGTTCATGCGACCAGCAAGGTTGTTCTTAGGGCTCTCTGA
- the LOC104777583 gene encoding eukaryotic translation initiation factor 5B-like isoform X1, translated as MYGDSAVTAMRTAEMNQNYGKSNSKDVDATTDFESKILEAMRSRVTYLRNKADSFTFVSVRRMLEEYMGLEMFALDDHKTFVKVNLVKCLEEPGNGDASENFQETERNLSEENGEKNDVRDDTGVYEEMEGSAERGLMTGENKPNRVAKDMKSDIRRVLRERTSYIKANVEKITMGSLRRLLEEDLKLEKLSLDPFKKFINSELDEVLAIPAAPKRSTESSGKDLRENVKRTQSEEVSSEENFDSDAETESEGDVESEGDAETESEEVAVKKTMPRKRRLSKPEMMGKRKSENGKHVSGRKRAKHTETDSETESDAGDSEKPFKQTKEIATTVYGKRVEHLKSVIKSCGMRVPPSIYKKAKQAPEEKREATLIKELEQILAKEGLSSDPSEKEIKEVKNRKTISKELEGLDTSNIVSSSRRRSTTSFAPPPKPKFTVDSDSETESDEPEDAEGSEEEEEGNEETEGSQSEEEEEEEDSNNGYDGGEESE; from the exons ATGTATGGCGACTCGGCGGTTACGGCTATGAGGACGGCGGAGATGAATCAGAATTACGGTAAGAGTAATTCGAAGGACGTTGATGCAACAACAGATTTCGAGTCGAAGATTCTGGAAGCTATGCGGTCTCGTGTAACCTACCTCAGAAACAAAGCAGA cTCCTTCACATTCGTGAGTGTTCGGAGAATGCTAGAGGAATACATGGGATTGGAGATGTTTGCTCTGGATGATCATAAGACCTTTGTTAAAGTGAATTTGGTTAAG TGCTTAGAAGAACCTGGTAATGGTGATGCTTCCGAGAATTTTCAAGAAACTGAGAGGAACCTGTCTGAAGAGAACGGGGAAAAGAATGATGTAAGGGACGATACTGGTGTTTATGAGGAAATGGAAGGCTCCGCTGAGAGGGGACTTATGACTGGAGAGAACAAACCCAATAGGGTGGCTAAAGATATGAAGAGTGATATAAGGAGAGTCCTACGAGAAAGAACTTCGTATATTAAGGCTAATGTAGA gAAAATTACAATGGGTTCACTTCGTCGACTTTTAGAGGAAGATCTTAAATTAGAGAAACTGTCTCTTGATCCCTTCAAGAAGTTCATTAACAGCGAATTGGATGAG GTACTAGCAATTCCTGCTGCTCCTAAACGTTCGACTGAGTCTTCTGGAAAAGATCTAAGGGAAAATGTGAAGAGAACACAATCTGAGGAGGTAAGTAgtgaagaaaattttgattcagATGCTGAGACTGAGAGTGAGGGTGATGTGGAGAGCGAGGGTGATGCTGAGACTGAGAGCGAGGAAGTAGCTGTAAAGAAGACAATGCCCCGAAAAAGAAGATTATCTAAACCAGAGATGATGGGAAAACGAAAAAGTGAAAATGGCAAACATGTATCTGGGAGAAAGAGGGCAAAACATACAGAAACGGATTCAGAGACTGAGAGTGATGCTGGAGATAGTGAAAAACCTTTTAAG CAGACAAAGGAGATTGCAACTACTGTTTACGGAAAGCGTGTTGAGCATCTTAAATCAGTCATCAAATCTTGTGGGATGAG AGTTCCTCCTAGCATTTACAAGAAAGCCAAGCAGGCTCCTGAAGAGAAACGTGAGGCTACTCTAATAAAAGAACTTGAGCAGATACTTGCCAAAGAGGGGCTGTCTTCAGATCCTTCAGAGAAAG AgatcaaagaagtaaaaaataggaaaactaTATCAAAAGAGCTTGAGGGTCTCGATACAAGCAACATCGTATCAAGTTCAAGGAGAAGATCTACCACAAGTTTTGCACCTCCTCCCAAGCCAAAATTTACAGTGGATAGTGACAGTGAGACTGAGAGTGATGAACCAGAAGATGCTGAGGgtagcgaagaagaagaggaaggtaATGAAGAAACTGAAGGAAGCcaaagcgaagaagaagaagaagaagaagattcaaacaACG GGTATGATGGTGGAGAAGAAAGCGAATGA
- the LOC104777583 gene encoding eukaryotic translation initiation factor 5B-like isoform X2, with protein sequence MYGDSAVTAMRTAEMNQNYGKSNSKDVDATTDFESKILEAMRSRVTYLRNKADSFTFVSVRRMLEEYMGLEMFALDDHKTFVKVNLVKCLEEPGNGDASENFQETERNLSEENGEKNDVRDDTGVYEEMEGSAERGLMTGENKPNRVAKDMKSDIRRVLRERTSYIKANVEKITMGSLRRLLEEDLKLEKLSLDPFKKFINSELDEVLAIPAAPKRSTESSGKDLRENVKRTQSEEVSSEENFDSDAETESEGDVESEGDAETESEEVAVKKTMPRKRRLSKPEMMGKRKSENGKHVSGRKRAKHTETDSETESDAGDSEKPFKTKEIATTVYGKRVEHLKSVIKSCGMRVPPSIYKKAKQAPEEKREATLIKELEQILAKEGLSSDPSEKEIKEVKNRKTISKELEGLDTSNIVSSSRRRSTTSFAPPPKPKFTVDSDSETESDEPEDAEGSEEEEEGNEETEGSQSEEEEEEEDSNNGYDGGEESE encoded by the exons ATGTATGGCGACTCGGCGGTTACGGCTATGAGGACGGCGGAGATGAATCAGAATTACGGTAAGAGTAATTCGAAGGACGTTGATGCAACAACAGATTTCGAGTCGAAGATTCTGGAAGCTATGCGGTCTCGTGTAACCTACCTCAGAAACAAAGCAGA cTCCTTCACATTCGTGAGTGTTCGGAGAATGCTAGAGGAATACATGGGATTGGAGATGTTTGCTCTGGATGATCATAAGACCTTTGTTAAAGTGAATTTGGTTAAG TGCTTAGAAGAACCTGGTAATGGTGATGCTTCCGAGAATTTTCAAGAAACTGAGAGGAACCTGTCTGAAGAGAACGGGGAAAAGAATGATGTAAGGGACGATACTGGTGTTTATGAGGAAATGGAAGGCTCCGCTGAGAGGGGACTTATGACTGGAGAGAACAAACCCAATAGGGTGGCTAAAGATATGAAGAGTGATATAAGGAGAGTCCTACGAGAAAGAACTTCGTATATTAAGGCTAATGTAGA gAAAATTACAATGGGTTCACTTCGTCGACTTTTAGAGGAAGATCTTAAATTAGAGAAACTGTCTCTTGATCCCTTCAAGAAGTTCATTAACAGCGAATTGGATGAG GTACTAGCAATTCCTGCTGCTCCTAAACGTTCGACTGAGTCTTCTGGAAAAGATCTAAGGGAAAATGTGAAGAGAACACAATCTGAGGAGGTAAGTAgtgaagaaaattttgattcagATGCTGAGACTGAGAGTGAGGGTGATGTGGAGAGCGAGGGTGATGCTGAGACTGAGAGCGAGGAAGTAGCTGTAAAGAAGACAATGCCCCGAAAAAGAAGATTATCTAAACCAGAGATGATGGGAAAACGAAAAAGTGAAAATGGCAAACATGTATCTGGGAGAAAGAGGGCAAAACATACAGAAACGGATTCAGAGACTGAGAGTGATGCTGGAGATAGTGAAAAACCTTTTAAG ACAAAGGAGATTGCAACTACTGTTTACGGAAAGCGTGTTGAGCATCTTAAATCAGTCATCAAATCTTGTGGGATGAG AGTTCCTCCTAGCATTTACAAGAAAGCCAAGCAGGCTCCTGAAGAGAAACGTGAGGCTACTCTAATAAAAGAACTTGAGCAGATACTTGCCAAAGAGGGGCTGTCTTCAGATCCTTCAGAGAAAG AgatcaaagaagtaaaaaataggaaaactaTATCAAAAGAGCTTGAGGGTCTCGATACAAGCAACATCGTATCAAGTTCAAGGAGAAGATCTACCACAAGTTTTGCACCTCCTCCCAAGCCAAAATTTACAGTGGATAGTGACAGTGAGACTGAGAGTGATGAACCAGAAGATGCTGAGGgtagcgaagaagaagaggaaggtaATGAAGAAACTGAAGGAAGCcaaagcgaagaagaagaagaagaagaagattcaaacaACG GGTATGATGGTGGAGAAGAAAGCGAATGA